A stretch of the Oxyura jamaicensis isolate SHBP4307 breed ruddy duck chromosome 10 unlocalized genomic scaffold, BPBGC_Ojam_1.0 oxy10_random_OJ62, whole genome shotgun sequence genome encodes the following:
- the AP3S2 gene encoding AP-3 complex subunit sigma-2 isoform X1, whose protein sequence is MINAVLVFNNHGKPRLVRFYQHLAEEVQQQLIRETFHLVLKRDEHICNFLECGSLFGGADYKLIYRHYATLYFVFCVDSSESELGILDLIQVFVETLDKCFENVCELDLIFHMDKVHYILQEVVIGGMVLETNMNEIVAQAEAQNKLEKAEQGGLSAAPSRAVSAVKNINLPEIPRNINIGDINIKVPSLSQFM, encoded by the exons ATGATCAACGCCGTCCTGGTGTTCAACAACCACGGCAAGCCGCGGCTCGTCCGCTTCTACCAGCACCtg GCGGAGGaggtccagcagcagctcatccGGGAGACCTTCCACCTGGTGCTCAAGCGGGATGAGCACATCTGCAACTTCCTCGAGTGCGGCAG CCTGTTCGGCGGCGCCGACTACAAGCTGATCTACCGGCACTACGCCACGCTGTACTTCGTGTTCTGCGTGGACTCCTCGGAGAGCGAGCTGGGCATCCTGGACCTCATCCAG GTGTTCGTGGAGACGCTGGACAAGTGCTTTGAGAATGTCTGTGAGCTGGACCTCATCTTCCACATGGACAAG GTTCACTACATCCTGCAGGAGGTGGTGATAGGCGGCATGGTGCTGGAGACCAACATGAACGAGATCGTGGCGCAGGCAGAGGCCCAGAACAAGCTGGAGAAGGCGGAG CAGGGAGGCCTCTCGGCCGCTCCGTCCCGCGCCGTCTCGGCCGTGAAGAACATCAACCTGCCAGAGATCCCTCGCAACATCAACATCGGGGACATCAACATCAAAGTGCCCAGCCTGTCGCAGTTCATGTGA
- the LOC118157740 gene encoding LOW QUALITY PROTEIN: mesoderm posterior protein 1-like (The sequence of the model RefSeq protein was modified relative to this genomic sequence to represent the inferred CDS: deleted 1 base in 1 codon) gives MARSPAPLLPQGLQPPAGRALLRHRLGGLATATSPALSAEPPSPSPCHLRGQRPCNGAELGRWGGPVGRKGAGGPGGPRQSASEREKLRMRRLAQALHRLRHYLPPALAPAGQSLTKIETLRLAIRYIAHLSALLGLSEEALAQRRGAAPRHCPLCPQGLGCCQPPRPRPPPPGPAPWDASPPGTGVWGSPPATETPLALQEAPDMGTGPWRSPSYGPALETPLQLHGTPGSVSGSWSSPPCSLGAVTALEPPWSCAAATGTGTVPSCCLEPSAPAQPPGAGSTATGVPAPPTLGSQLSSPTPDLFLSSDTPGAPILTGCTPARCWGWWS, from the exons ATGGCCAGGTCCCCGGCCCCACTCCTGCCCCAgggcctgcagcccccggcggGACGTGCCCTTCTCCGGCACCGCCTCGGCGGCCTCGCCACCgccacctccccagccctgtctgcggagccccccagcccatccccgTGCCACCTGCGGGGCCAGAGGCCGTGCAacggggctgagctggggcGGTGGGGGGGACCCGTGGGCAGGAAGGGtgccgggggtcccgggggccCACGGCAGAGCGCCAGCGAGCGGGAGAAGCTGCGGATGAGGCGGCTGGCGCAGGCGCTGCACCGGCTGCGGCACTACCTGCCGCCCGCGCTGGCACCCGCCGGGCAGAGCCTCACCAAGATCGAGACCCTGCGCCTCGCCATCCGCTACATCGCCCACCTCTCggccctgctggggctcagCGAGGAGGCGCTGGCCcagcggcggggggcggccccccgGCActgccccctctgcccccagggcctgggctgctgccagcccccacGCCCtcggccgcccccccccggc ccggcCCCGTGGGACGCTTCGCCCCCCGGCACGGGGGTGTGGGGGTCACCCCCCGCGACGGAGACCCCCCTGGCGCTGCAGGAGGCTCCCGACATGGGGACGGGGCCGTGGAGGTCACCCTCCTATGGCCCAGCCTTGGAGACCCCCCTTCAGCTGCATGGGACCCCTGGCTCAGTCTCAGGGTCCTGGTCATCACCGCCGTGCAGCCTCGGAGCAGTGACCGCGCTGGAGCCACCctggagctgtgcagcagccacaggcaCCGGGACAgttccctcctgctgcttggaaccctcagcccctgcccagcctcccGGGGCAGGATCGACGGCCACGGGGGTCCCTGCCCCCCCCACACTTGGCTCCCAG ctcagcagcccAACTCCAGACTTGTTTCTCTCCTCCGACACTCCTGGAGCCCCCATCCTGACCGGCTGCACCCCAGCACGGTGCTGGGGGTGGTGGAGCTGA
- the ANPEP gene encoding aminopeptidase N, with protein sequence MAAGFFISKAVGIVGIVLALGAVATIIALSVVYAQEKNKSSGSGGDTVTTTTTSLAPTTTAAPNNPWNRWRLPTTLKPELYEVTLQPFLKPDNNNMYIFKGNSSVTFLCEEATDLIIIHSKKLNYTMQGNFHTSLQLVNGSDVPSISQTWLETTTQYLVVRLTSPLQKGQRYRLFSIFTGELADDLAGFYRSEYMEGNVTKVVATTQMQAPDARKAFPCFDEPAMKANFTVTLIHPSDHKAISNMPAESTQQVQIEGESWNVTKFLTTPKMSTYLLAFIVSQFDYVYNDSGKVLIRIWGRPQAIAEGQGAYALQVTGPILSFFEQHYNTAYPLPKSDQVGLPDFNAGAMENWGLVTYRENSLLFDNVYSSIGNKERVVTVIAHELAHQWFGNLVTLRWWNDLWLNEGFASYVEYLGADSAEPTWNIKDLMVLNEVYTVMATDALTTSHPLSFREDEINTPAQISEVFDSIAYSKGASVLRMLSDFLTEDVFKEGLQSYLHTYSYGNTIYTDLWEHLQQAVNKNNVLLPGSIGTIMDRWTLQMGFPVVTVNTLSGRIQQSHFLLDPASKVERPSEFNYTWIVPITWMTSKTSGSRYWLVDVSDTNATFKVDSPDWLLLNLNVSGYFRVNYNQENWDQLLQQLSRNHLAIPVINRAQIIDDAFNLARAKHIDVTLALNTTQFLSKETEYMPWQAALSNLQYFQLMFDRSEVFGVMKKYIQKQVEPLFEYYRNITGNWSTVPSGLMDQYNEINAISTACSYGVPECQELATSLFKKWQNNSTVNPITANLRSAIYCSAVATGGQEAWDFMWDRFREATVVSEADKIRTALACSTETWILQRYLQYTIDPTKIRKQDATSTINSIASNVVGQPLAWDFIRSNWKLLFGQYGGGSFSFSRLILSVTQRFSTEFELQQLEQFKADNQDVGFGSGTRALEQALERTKTNINWVKENKDSVLAWFTANSS encoded by the exons ATGGCGGCCGGGTTCTTCATCAGCAAGGCCGTGGGCATCGTGGGCATCGTGCTGGCCCTGGGGGCTGTGGCCACCATCATCGCGCTGTCCGTGGTGTATGCCCAGGAGAAGAACAAGTCGTCAGGCTCTGGCGGTGACACcgtcaccaccaccaccacctccttggCTCCCACCACCACCGCTGCCCCCAACAACCCCTGGAACCGGTGGCGGCTGCCAACGACGCTGAAGCCCGAGCTCTACGAGGTGACCCTGCAGCCCTTCCTGAAGCCCGATAACAACAACATGTACATCTTCAAGGGCAACAGCAGCGTGACCTTTCTCTGCGAGGAAGCCACCGACCTCATCATCATCCACAGCAAGAAGCTGAACTACACCATGCAGGGGAATTTCCACACCTCGCTGCAGCTGGTGAACGGCTCTGACGTACCCAGCATCAGCCAGACCTGGCTGGAGACCACCACCCAGTACCTGGTGGTGCGGTTGACCTCCCCGCTGCAGAAGGGGCAGCGCTACAGGCTCTTCAGCATCTTCACGGGGGAGCTGGCTGACGACCTGGCGGGCTTCTACCGCAGCGAATACATGGAAGGAAACGTCACCAA GGTCGTGGCCACCACCCAGATGCAGGCACCCGATGCGCGGAAAGCCTTCCCCTGCTTCGATGAGCCGGCCATGAAAGCCAACTTCACAGTCACGCTGATCCACCCCTCCGACCACAAGGCGATTTCCAACATGCCCGCCGAGA GTACCCAGCAGGTGCAGATAGAAGGCGAGAGCTGGAACGTCACTAAATTCTTGACCACCCCCAAGATGTCCACCTACCTGCTGGCCTTCATCGTCAGCCAGTTTGACTATGTGTACAACGACTCGGGGAAGGTGCTG ATCCGCATCTGGGGCCGCCCCCAGGCCATTGCCGAGGGCCAAGGCGCCTACGCGCTCCAGGTGACTGGGCCTATCCTCAGCTTCTTCGAGCAGCACTACAACACGGCGTACCCGCTGCCCAAGTCCG ACCAGGTCGGCCTCCCCGACTTCAACGCGGGTGCAATGGAGAACTGGGGGCTGGTGACCTACCGGGAGAACTCGCTGCTCTTTGACAACGTCTACTCCTCCATTGGCAACAAGGAGCGGGTGGTGACTGTCATTGCCCATGAACTGGCTCACCAG TGGTTTGGGAACCTGGTGACGCTGCGGTGGTGGAACGACCTGTGGCTGAACGAGGGCTTTGCCTCCTATGTGGAATATCTGGGTGCCGACTCAGCGGAGCCCACCTGGAACATC AAAGACCTGATGGTGCTGAACGAAGTCTACACAGTGATGGCGACCGACGCCCTGACCACATCCCACCCGCTCTCCTTCCGCGAGGATGAGATCAACACCCCGGCCCAGATCAGCGAGGTCTTCGACAGCATCGCCTACAGCAAG GGAGCGTCGGTGCTGCGGATGCTCTCCGACTTCCTCACCGAGGACGTGTTCAAGGAGGGGTTGCAG TCCTACCTCCATACCTACTCCTATGGAAACACCATCTACACAGACCTGTGGGAGCACTTGCAACAG GCTGTCAACAAGAACAACGTCTTGCTGCCCGGCAGTATCGGCACCATCATGGACCGCTGGACTCTGCAGATGGGCTTCCCCGTGGTGACCGTCAACACGCTCAGTGGCAGAATCCAGCAGAGCCACTTCCTTCTGGACCCTGCCTCCAAGGTGGAGAGACCCTCCGAGTTCAA CTACACCTGGATTGTCCCCATCACCTGGATGACATCCAAAACGAGCGGCAGCAGGTACTGGCTGGTAGACGTCTCAG ACACCAACGCCACCTTCAAGGTGGACAGCCCCGACTGGCTCCTGCTGAACCTCAACGTCAGCGGCTATTTCCGCGTCAACTACAACCAGGAGAACTGGgaccagctcctccagcagctctccagaaaCCACCTG GCCATCCCTGTGATCAACCGGGCGCAGATTATCGACGATGCTTTTAACCTGGCCAG ggccaaGCACATCGACGTGACGCTGGCCTTGAACACCACGCAGTTCCTGAGCAAGGAGACGGAGTACATGCCCTGGCAGGCGGCGCTCAGCAACCTGCAGTACTTCCAGCTGATGTTCGACCGCAGCGAGGTGTTCGGGGTGATGAAG AAATACATCCAGAAGCAGGTGGAGCCCCTCTTCGAATACTACAGGAACATCACCGGCAACTGGAGCACAGTCCCCAGTGGCCTGATGGACCA GTACAATGAGATCAATGCCatcagcacagcctgctcctaCGGCGTCCCTGAGTGCCAGGAGCTGGCCACCAGTCTCTTCAAAAAGTGGCAGAATAACTCCACCGTCAACCC CATCACCGCGAACCTGCGCTCCGCCATCTACTGCAGCGCGGTGGCCACGGGCGGCCAGGAGGCCTGGGACTTCATGTGGGACAGGTTCCGTGAGGCCACCGTCGTGTCCGAGGCCGACAAGATCCGCACGGCTCTCGCCTGCAGCACTGAGACCTGGATCCTCCAGCG GTACCTGCAGTACACCATCGACCCCACCAAGATCCGCAAGCAGGATGCCACCTCCACCATCAACAGCATCGCCAGCAACGTGGTGGGGCAGCCCCTGGCCTGGGACTTCATCCGCAGCAACTGGAAGCTTCTTTTTGGCCA GTACGGGGGtggctccttctccttctcccgCCTGATCCTATCGGTGACCCAGCGGTTCTCCACGGAGTTTGAGCTGCAGCAG ctggagcagttCAAGGCAGACAACCAGGACGTCGGCTTCGGGTCGGGTACTCGCGCCCTGGAGCAGGCGCTGGAGAGGACAAAGACCAACATCAACTGGGTGAAGGAGAACAAAGATTCTGTGCTGGCCTGGTTCACGGCAAACTCCAGCTAA
- the AP3S2 gene encoding AP-3 complex subunit sigma-2 isoform X2, which produces MINAVLVFNNHGKPRLVRFYQHLAEEVQQQLIRETFHLVLKRDEHICNFLECGSLFGGADYKLIYRHYATLYFVFCVDSSESELGILDLIQVFVETLDKCFENVCELDLIFHMDKVHYILQEVVIGGMVLETNMNEIVAQAEAQNKLEKAEGGLSAAPSRAVSAVKNINLPEIPRNINIGDINIKVPSLSQFM; this is translated from the exons ATGATCAACGCCGTCCTGGTGTTCAACAACCACGGCAAGCCGCGGCTCGTCCGCTTCTACCAGCACCtg GCGGAGGaggtccagcagcagctcatccGGGAGACCTTCCACCTGGTGCTCAAGCGGGATGAGCACATCTGCAACTTCCTCGAGTGCGGCAG CCTGTTCGGCGGCGCCGACTACAAGCTGATCTACCGGCACTACGCCACGCTGTACTTCGTGTTCTGCGTGGACTCCTCGGAGAGCGAGCTGGGCATCCTGGACCTCATCCAG GTGTTCGTGGAGACGCTGGACAAGTGCTTTGAGAATGTCTGTGAGCTGGACCTCATCTTCCACATGGACAAG GTTCACTACATCCTGCAGGAGGTGGTGATAGGCGGCATGGTGCTGGAGACCAACATGAACGAGATCGTGGCGCAGGCAGAGGCCCAGAACAAGCTGGAGAAGGCGGAG GGAGGCCTCTCGGCCGCTCCGTCCCGCGCCGTCTCGGCCGTGAAGAACATCAACCTGCCAGAGATCCCTCGCAACATCAACATCGGGGACATCAACATCAAAGTGCCCAGCCTGTCGCAGTTCATGTGA